The following DNA comes from Gopherus flavomarginatus isolate rGopFla2 chromosome 5, rGopFla2.mat.asm, whole genome shotgun sequence.
TTGCAGATGGACTTATGAGTTGGATCTGGTACAGAGACTGTCCTAGCCCCATTGATTGCTGAGTTCTCTCTTGCAATGGACAAAGATCAGATGTCTAATGACTTTCTCACGAGTCAGCAGCCTTTGATACTTGTGGAACAAGCAACACAGCCCTTGCCTGAGAggttttgttctttcctctccaaTGTGAAAGCCTGATCTCACTGaactcaatagcaaaactccttttgatctcaatgggaacaggatttggccccaagagGTCAGAGAATATGATTTTGATCAACTGCTTCTCTGTCCAGAGCCAGTTCTCATGCACGTTCTGCCAGGCTGATTTCGACTGCCCCTCCTGTATGTCATGCTGAGGAAAATAATGGAACATAGACTGTAGTTCTAGCAAGATGCAGATGGCACACACAGTTCTGTGCCTCTTTTCCATCAATCCCAGCTGGTGCAGCATCTCTGCTCTCCTGTGCCTGGCGTAGAGCAATCCCGCCAGACAGGCAGGCTGGCAGAAGCTTCCTTTGGAAGTAAGGGAGGCACCGACAGCGTGTTAAGGGAAATGGGGTGATTGTCTTTCCCACCCTGCTTTCCTTTAAGCAGTTTTCAATGTGAGGCGCTGCTGGATCCTCAGGGACCCCTGGAAgcacagggggcagcaggggcccAAAGCTTCGTTTTACACGTGCTGCCCTGGTACCGTTCTGGACAGGTGAGGGGGTGTCGGCAGCCTGGGGGCCTGGGCTGGGCCCCCTGGGGAGGTGACTTGCCCTCCCTTGTGCCCCTCGCACGAGAGCCGCCTGCACCGGCAGGGAAGGACCCGGCTGGGGGTCCAGGCTAGTAAACACCGGCCTAGCGCTAATacatatttgcatatgcaaatgagCTCCCTCCGAGATGCCCCCCCTTTCCCAGCCTGCCCGCACCCCGCCgggcccccccaccctccccgggGGCAGCTAAGGGGCAACCCCCCATCCCAGCCTTctaatttgcatatgcaaatgacGCTCACTGGGATAACCCCAGTGCAGGGCCCCGATTTCAGCCCAACCAGGGGACACCTGGAACGCCgtaatttgcatatgcaaataacctgcagctccccccagagAACGGGGGGAGGGGCGACTGCACCCTCCAGGCTCCACCCCTCATTTGCATATGCCAATCACCCCCCGGGGCCTGGCACCGGCCCCCCCTCGGGagcaggctgccccccacccggggaccccacagccccctcatttgcatatgcaaatcagCTCCCCGCTAGCTGCGCCGCTCACCCGTCTCCGGAGCTCGCAGGCACCTCGCACAATAACCACTTCCGGGTCAGCCCGCCCTCCTCCCGTCCCGGATCTGACGTCACCAAACAGGCCGTTGCCACCGCCCCCCACGCCCCGGGTTGGTCTCGTTTCTCACCGCTTCCTCTCATTGGCTGGGGCTGGAACCCCCCGGGATAAGGCAGGTTGGCCCGCCCCCGACAGGGCCTCACAGGAAGTGACGTCACCCCACGGCTTCCGCCCCACGGACAGcaatgggggcggggctggaatgAGGGCAGGACTTAAAGGGGCAGGAGCCtattctgggggaggggagtgcggGAGGAAGAGGAAATGACGTCACCTCCTGGTGGGGAGCGGCGTCACGGCAACGTTTAAAGGGGCAGCGCCCGGATTTGtcagaccctccccccccccccccccccgggccgggAAATCCccgggctccccccgcccccggcgcAGGGCCACGtcccgccccgcccctcccccctgcagcggCCCGGGCCCAGGCCCCTCGGAGGAGCCGCTGGCGTTTGGTGCCCAGCAGGGGGGCCCGCGGGGCGGGGACACCGTGCGGGGCCCCCCCCAGGCGCGTTGCCAGCCAGGGAAGGAGCCGGAGGGGTCCCCAGATCCCCCGGCTCAGATTGTGGGGACCCCCCTGTGCTGCTCCAGGGCCAGTCTCACCTCCTGCCCCCCGCCgcggcagccagagcccccaCGTGTGCTATGCCCCCTTGTGTTTAACCAGGGCGGGGCTCGTGTTGGGGGACACCCCCAGTCCGTCTCCAGCCCCAACTCCCCCAGGAACATGGATCGCTTTAGGACCAAGGGGACTCCGGACTAGGCAACTCCCCTGAAGTTAGTTCCTTGTTCGGGCTCTTCTGTCCCCTGCCAAGTGAGGTGCCCTGGGCCGGGAGAAGGGGGCCAGAGGGGCTGTACCCCCGAATAGCCACTGGGGCACCCCTCCCCCCGGCAGACACGCTCGCAGGGACAGGTGtcgggggctcagagctggattGGGGGGACAATTGAGATCCAATAGCTGAACCTTAAAAgtgacccctgctctgccctagagagagaaggggaagggaaaactGGGGACCCCCACACCCCAAATTGGGGCAGCAGATTTCCAGGACAAAGGTGGATCCGGCTGATCACAGACAGAAGAGCAGGAGAAGGCAGGTAAAGGCCCCACCCTAGGGCTGGGTTGCGGCTGGCACCCTCCAGAGGGGAGAGGCCCCTGTGCTATTCCCTGCtctcctgagccagccagtccccgccctggggctgcaTGGGGGCTGGTGCCCCCTAGcggggaaaggccccatgccccattccctatctcccccttcccaggtCCCCGTCCACATGAAGTTGCACGAAACCAGCGTCCTGGGCTACTCCCGCATGGTGGCGCACCCCGACCGGCAGGGGCGGCTGTACAAGAAGAGCGAACGCAGCAGCAGCTACCAGCGGCGCTGGTGCGAGTTACGGGGGAACCTGCTCTTTTACTGGGAGCGGCAGGGGGACCGCGAGCCGCTGGGGCTGATCCTGCTGGAGGGCTGCACTGTGGAGCTACAGGAATCTGCCACGGAGCCTTTCACCTTTGAGATCTCCTATTCCCACGGGTCGCTGGGCCACCGGGCTTACAAGATGGCTGCTGAAGACCAGGCCTCCATGGAGGgctgggtgcgggctctgagcACAGCCAGCTTCAACTACCTGCGGGCCCTGTTGACAGATCTGGAGGGACAGT
Coding sequences within:
- the LOC127052877 gene encoding sesquipedalian-1-like; its protein translation is MKLHETSVLGYSRMVAHPDRQGRLYKKSERSSSYQRRWCELRGNLLFYWERQGDREPLGLILLEGCTVELQESATEPFTFEISYSHGSLGHRAYKMAAEDQASMEGWVRALSTASFNYLRALLTDLEGQYRASGALGATPLEERAVEKSPLVAEVGLPDFEGLHCQFGEEIMKLRARWREGRAGGDQTAQGDLIDLE